A portion of the Stigmatella aurantiaca DW4/3-1 genome contains these proteins:
- the rlmN gene encoding 23S rRNA (adenine(2503)-C(2))-methyltransferase RlmN — translation MPPAASPPLVSLHDLSRAALGQRLAEWGYSAFHRDALWEALYRRHVKSLDELEGLVRPELVTRLREHTCLRSPTVHHETFSSDGHTHKLLLRQHDGQTIETVLMRFKGRATVCVSTQAGCAMGCVFCATGQMGLARHLSPGEIVAQVLHVVGLLRQTGETLRNIVLMGMGEPLHNYDATLEAVDILVDPRGLAIGPRFITLSTVGVVPGIRRLADEDRPVQLAVSLHGATDAERAALVPVGKRWPLNELMDACRYYSEKRGRRIFFEWTLIAGQNDTVDQAHTLGQLLKGMEAHVNVIPLNPTVGFGGTPSTPEAVRAFQQVLTSYGLPSTVRQRRGIDIDAGCGQLKAAVERPRRSLPG, via the coding sequence ATGCCGCCAGCCGCCTCTCCGCCCCTCGTTTCACTCCACGACCTGTCGCGGGCCGCCCTGGGCCAGCGTCTGGCCGAGTGGGGCTACAGCGCCTTCCACCGGGACGCGCTCTGGGAGGCGCTGTACCGGCGGCACGTGAAGTCGCTCGATGAACTCGAGGGGCTGGTGCGTCCGGAGCTGGTCACGCGCCTCCGGGAGCACACCTGCCTGCGCTCCCCCACCGTGCACCACGAAACCTTCAGCAGCGATGGCCACACCCACAAGCTGCTCCTGCGCCAACACGATGGGCAGACGATCGAAACCGTGCTGATGCGGTTCAAGGGCCGGGCCACCGTGTGTGTCAGCACCCAGGCGGGCTGTGCCATGGGCTGCGTCTTCTGCGCCACCGGTCAAATGGGCCTGGCCCGCCACCTGAGCCCCGGGGAGATCGTGGCGCAGGTCCTCCACGTCGTGGGCCTCCTGCGGCAGACCGGCGAGACCCTGCGCAACATCGTCCTCATGGGCATGGGCGAGCCCCTGCACAACTACGACGCCACCCTGGAGGCGGTGGACATCCTCGTGGATCCCCGGGGGCTGGCCATCGGTCCGCGCTTTATCACCCTGAGCACGGTGGGCGTGGTGCCAGGCATCCGCAGGCTCGCGGACGAGGACCGGCCGGTGCAACTCGCCGTCAGCCTCCACGGCGCCACCGACGCGGAGCGCGCCGCGCTGGTGCCGGTGGGCAAGCGTTGGCCACTCAACGAGTTGATGGACGCGTGCCGCTACTACAGCGAAAAGCGCGGGCGCCGCATCTTCTTCGAGTGGACCCTCATCGCCGGTCAAAATGACACCGTTGACCAGGCCCATACCCTCGGACAGCTCCTGAAGGGCATGGAAGCCCACGTCAACGTCATCCCCCTCAACCCCACGGTGGGGTTCGGCGGAACTCCCAGCACGCCGGAGGCCGTCCGGGCCTTCCAGCAGGTGCTCACCTCCTACGGCCTGCCCAGCACCGTGCGGCAGCGGCGGGGCATCGACATCGACGCGGGGTGCGGACAGCTCAAGGCGGCGGTGGAGCGGCCTCGCCGCTCGCTGCCAGGGTGA
- a CDS encoding lytic polysaccharide monooxygenase, protein MEVPISRVYNCYKGNPEFPTSTACKALIAHSGKPQLYEWNAIRQTKANDRHRQFIPDGQLCSGGNASHRGLDLTRTDWQSTLMLPDAQGNFEFVFHATALHATKTMQLFITHDGYDPSQPLKWSDLEDAPFCTATNLTDEDHRYRMNCPLPKAKKGPHVIYAIWQRADSTEAFYSCSDVSFPETAVAPTRWKELGKVLAQADLPAQSQVTFRLFDRTGKDIESHSLQLDAATPAATWLFRLAQKVNATSRHVKVGVLNASGEVPPVESRQSNSVYVQEAGYHFQLDVDEPADSRSRPLPPPPDEGGGCH, encoded by the coding sequence ATGGAAGTCCCCATCAGCCGCGTCTACAATTGCTACAAGGGCAATCCCGAGTTCCCCACGTCCACTGCCTGCAAGGCATTGATTGCCCACAGTGGGAAACCACAGCTCTACGAGTGGAATGCCATCCGGCAAACCAAGGCCAATGACAGACATCGTCAGTTCATCCCCGATGGCCAACTGTGCAGCGGCGGCAATGCCAGCCATCGAGGCCTGGATCTCACCCGGACGGATTGGCAAAGCACGCTGATGCTGCCCGATGCTCAGGGCAACTTCGAGTTCGTGTTTCACGCCACCGCCCTGCATGCCACCAAAACCATGCAGCTCTTTATCACGCATGACGGCTATGATCCCTCCCAGCCGTTGAAGTGGTCGGACCTGGAGGATGCGCCGTTCTGCACCGCGACGAACCTCACGGATGAGGATCACCGGTACCGGATGAACTGTCCGCTGCCCAAGGCGAAGAAGGGGCCACATGTCATCTACGCCATCTGGCAGCGCGCCGACAGCACGGAGGCCTTCTACTCGTGCAGCGACGTGAGCTTCCCGGAGACCGCCGTGGCGCCGACCCGCTGGAAGGAGCTGGGGAAGGTTCTGGCCCAGGCCGATCTGCCCGCCCAGAGCCAGGTCACCTTCCGTCTGTTCGACCGAACGGGCAAGGACATCGAGTCCCACTCGCTCCAGCTGGATGCCGCCACCCCGGCTGCTACCTGGCTCTTCCGTCTGGCCCAGAAAGTCAATGCCACCTCCAGGCATGTCAAGGTAGGGGTCCTCAATGCTTCCGGGGAGGTTCCCCCCGTCGAGAGCCGGCAAAGCAACAGCGTCTACGTCCAGGAGGCCGGGTACCACTTCCAGCTCGACGTGGACGAACCGGCAGACTCCCGGTCACGGCCTCTCCCCCCGCCGCCCGATGAGGGCGGGGGCTGTCACTGA